In Antechinus flavipes isolate AdamAnt ecotype Samford, QLD, Australia chromosome 3, AdamAnt_v2, whole genome shotgun sequence, a genomic segment contains:
- the LOC127555975 gene encoding tumor necrosis factor receptor superfamily member 14-like translates to MKDDDCKQCVPHQVCSPGQYVKSKGTERNNTICEKCQAGTFSTNGTLDRCLTWTNCTAQGLYEERPGTTITDAWCSQDSHHQNIYIIIIIIIIIIIIIIIIFLIHIYIWCRNYCLK, encoded by the exons ATGAAAGATGATGACTGTAAGCAGTGTGTGCCTCATCAAGTTTGCAGCCCTGGACAATATGTGAAGTCTAAAG GAACAGAGAGAAACAACACCATCTGTGAAAAGTGCCAGGCAGGGACATTTTCCACGAATGGGACCCTGGACCGATGTTTGACATGGACCAA TTGTACTGCCCAGGGTCTGTATGAAGAAAGGCCAGGCACCACCATCACTGATGCATGGTGCTCACAGGACAGTCACCATCAAAACatatacatcatcatcatcatcatcatcatcatcatcatcatcatcatcatcatcttcctcaTACACATCTACATTTGGTGCAGAAACTATTGTTTAAAATGA